GCAGTCTCACGTTCATACTCAGCAGCTGCAGAAAGCAAGCCTGCTGCTAAAGGTAACCAGCCGCCAAGACCAAACGGAAAGGTATTGCTAGTGCTAGCTGCTCTAGCCATTGGTTCGACCGTCGTTTCGCTATCTTATCAAAAGAACGACCCAGCAGAATtccttgaagaagctcCAACCGGTGGTGATTCGAAAGAAACAACTAAACCTGCTTTCTCTCCTGACCAAGTTTCTGTTGTCTTCGTCCTTGGGGGTCCTGGTGCTGGTAAAGGTACCCAATGTGCAAAACTAGTTAAGGACTACCAATTTGTGCATCTGTCTGCTGGAGACCTATTACGTGCAGAGAGAAATCGTGAGGGATCCAAGTATGGTGAGATGATCAGTCACTATATCAAGGAAGGGTTGATTGTGCCACAGGAGGTGACTGTTGAACTGCTAAAGCAGGCCATCCGTGAAAACTATGAAAAGGGCAAGACGAAGTTCCTGGTCGATGGTTTCCCAAGGAAAATGGACCAAGCAGTTACGTTTGAGAAACAAATCGTTCCAAGCAAAttcactttgttcttcGATTGTCCCGAGAGAGTTATGCTTGAAAGATTAATCGAGCGTGGTAAGACCAGTGGCAGAGACGATGACAATATTGAGTCGATTAAAAAAAGATTCAAGACTTTCGTCGACACTAGTATGCCAGTGGTTGACTATTTCAATCAGCAATCGAAGGTTGTGAAGCTAAGCTGTGACCACTCAGTCGATGAGGTGTATAAGCAGGTTCAAGAGGCTGTCGAGGGTAGACTTGGGAAATGAAGTATCTTGAAGGCGAATAAAGCCCTGCACTGGACATAGCTATGTACTTACATATAGTAAAATTGATAGAAACGCTGTCTTACAGACTGTGACTTTTCACTGCTTTTTAAACAAGCTACATGGCTATTATCGAATGAATTTTGGCTCAAGTCTGGAAAGTCTTGAGAGACTCATCATTGTAACTCACGTACTTGCCGTTTAGCTGATCTGGAATGCCATTCAACACCAGTTTAGCGTAGACAGTAGCCGAGACTGAACAATCATCTAGTTTACTTTCCGACTTGAGATTTGCGAAACTCCTCAAGGCTTCATCAGGCATAGCGGTGTTATCCCTAAGCACCCCTTGCATTTGAGTGTCAACGATTCCTGGTGCTACTGAAATAGCTTTAACAGACTTCTCATCCTTAGCGACCGTCATAGCGAAATGATTGAGTGCAGCCTTGGATGAACCATATGCACCCAAACAATCGAAATATGTGTCACTGGCATCAGAGCTGACAAAGACAATGTTACCATGTgtttccttcaaatatGACAAGGCGATGCCAACGAGCGAGACGCCACTAAAGAAGTTGATGTCAAACAGCTTTTTCCACTGGTCAACGACAATGTTGTTAACATTCTGAATCGGTTCGATGACACCTGCGTTGGCCACTACAGAGTCGATTTTGCCATGGCCCTTGACAGCATCGTCGACCAATGTCTTCAACACGACACCATCCGTAACGTCACCAACAACATAAAAGAATCTGTCACCATATCTCTGCTTAATTTCCTTCAAAGGAGCTTCAGACCTAGCAACTCCATAAACGACAGCATCATCGCTGGTGTTTAAGATAGCCTCAACAATTGACTTACCAATCCCTCTGGAAGCACCAGTCACTAAAATAACCTTACCCATACTAAAAGTTTGGTTTCGTGGTATAAACTCCCCTGGCTGAGAAACAAGGATTTGGCATTGCGCTTTAGGGAAGGTTTCACCAACTATTTATTTTAAATCTGGCATATTCTCAGTTAGCCTAGCAGAGGGTGGTGAGATTTGGATTTCAGTAACGCTTTTCCGTTTGTTGCCACTCTTAGAAACAAGTTCAGGCCTATTACTAATCAAGTTGAGTCAAAGTTCGAGTTCTAATAGCATAGTCATCGGGACCTACGAACGTTTCGGTTCATATCATAAACTGTTTGCGCAAATTGCATAGCAGCCCGCTCACTTTGTAAATATCAGAATCCAGTTGACATATGCCATTGTTGTCCCTGGCTCTGATTCTAGAATCGGAAATGTTTTGTTTTTGTCGAGATCTTGTGCTTTTTAATTCGATGTTAATCTTTCATTGAATGATTCACCTGATAGATGCAAGTTCACAGACTGTAGTTCGGAAAGGTAGCCTTCAATAGACGATGTTTACATAGCAAAGCTTTATGATATatgtttcaaagagatttaTGCAAAGGAGGCCAACCATACCGTAATCATGCAGTACTCCCAAGGCCCTGTCAATGAGGAGGTCGAGTCGTATAAATGTGAGTGGCTTGTTTCCAGGAACCTTTACTCAGTGCTCGTTGAGGGTAGAACCATGACTATTCACCATATAGCCTATGATCATGATGTGTGTTTGAGGTGACTTAGGTCGGGCTATTGGCTGTCCTCAAACCTCGGGTACGCTGGAGGCACCGCATTTCTGGAATTATTCTTACAGTCTTTGGACGGATTCCGAGTCTGTTAGCGGAAGGGCCATATATAGGTAAGTGTGATAGGGACTTTGGAGTCAGGTGAGTTGTCAATTTCACAGAAACCTGGAGTTGTCTTGCCATTGAGTAGCGGTTGAGTTGAAATTTATAATATATAATGCGACTGAAATTTGCCGCCAACTACTTAAGCTTGGAAGGCTTTTAGAGACTCATCGTCGTAGCTTAAATATTTGCCGCTGACATCCTCTGGGATACCATCCAATGCCAATTTAGCGTAAACGGTCGCTGGAACAGTGCTATCCAACAATTTATTACTAGACTTTAGGCCCTTGAACATGTTTAAGGCATCATCAGACATAGCCTTTGGACCAACGTTTTCTCTAATTTCAACTTGCATTTGAGTGTCAACGATACCTGGTGCTACG
This DNA window, taken from Torulaspora delbrueckii CBS 1146 chromosome 2, complete genome, encodes the following:
- the TDEL0B07620 gene encoding bifunctional uridylate/adenylate kinase (similar to Saccharomyces cerevisiae URA6 (YKL024C); ancestral locus Anc_2.667) codes for the protein MLKAVSPRTLKASILPTVVRSSSPIVSKIAASHRLLAVSRSYSAAAESKPAAKGNQPPRPNGKVLLVLAALAIGSTVVSLSYQKNDPAEFLEEAPTGGDSKETTKPAFSPDQVSVVFVLGGPGAGKGTQCAKLVKDYQFVHLSAGDLLRAERNREGSKYGEMISHYIKEGLIVPQEVTVELLKQAIRENYEKGKTKFLVDGFPRKMDQAVTFEKQIVPSKFTLFFDCPERVMLERLIERGKTSGRDDDNIESIKKRFKTFVDTSMPVVDYFNQQSKVVKLSCDHSVDEVYKQVQEAVEGRLGK
- the TDEL0B07630 gene encoding uncharacterized protein (similar to Saccharomyces cerevisiae YIR035C; ancestral locus Anc_2.668), whose product is MGKVILVTGASRGIGKSIVEAILNTSDDAVVYGVARSEAPLKEIKQRYGDRFFYVVGDVTDGVVLKTLVDDAVKGHGKIDSVVANAGVIEPIQNVNNIVVDQWKKLFDINFFSGVSLVGIALSYLKETHGNIVFVSSDASDTYFDCLGAYGSSKAALNHFAMTVAKDEKSVKAISVAPGIVDTQMQGVLRDNTAMPDEALRSFANLKSESKLDDCSVSATVYAKLVLNGIPDQLNGKYVSYNDESLKTFQT